The Abditibacteriaceae bacterium genome includes a window with the following:
- a CDS encoding DinB family protein — protein MEQWTTLARYNRWMNEKLMEECSKLSDEERKIDRGAPFRSIHGLWNHLHLADRVWLSRFGFGEFSARSLDEEVFSGWEELRAAQQEVDATISRWAASLTLEILGGELQFTPMSRPGQITLPMLQVALHFFNHGTHHRGQISALMEQAGLDCGVTDLAAMPQ, from the coding sequence ATGGAACAGTGGACAACTCTTGCACGCTACAACCGCTGGATGAACGAAAAGTTAATGGAAGAATGTAGCAAGCTTTCCGATGAAGAGCGGAAAATAGATCGCGGTGCGCCGTTTCGCTCGATTCACGGATTGTGGAATCACCTTCACCTCGCCGACCGCGTGTGGCTTTCACGCTTTGGCTTCGGTGAGTTCTCGGCGCGTTCGCTCGATGAAGAAGTTTTCTCCGGATGGGAAGAATTGCGCGCGGCTCAACAAGAAGTCGATGCGACGATAAGTCGTTGGGCTGCGAGCCTGACGTTGGAAATCCTCGGGGGCGAATTGCAGTTCACGCCGATGTCGAGGCCGGGACAGATAACTTTGCCGATGCTGCAAGTCGCGCTGCATTTCTTTAATCACGGGACGCATCATCGCGGGCAAATCTCCGCTTTGATGGAACAAGCCGGACTCGATTGCGGTGTCACCGATCTGGCTGCAATGCCGCAATGA